The following nucleotide sequence is from Wolbachia endosymbiont (group E) of Neria commutata.
ATGTAGGATTGTTATAGTGTCCTATAGAATCATTATAGTTAGCAAATCCACCAGTTGATACAGTAGACATACCATGACATATAGCATCAAATAGTGACATACCAGCTAGATAATAGAAAAATATGCATAATAAGATAAGGCTGTAATATATTGCTGTAATGTGAATTACTACGCTTCGTGTATGTGGCAATCTCTTTTTGATAGCATCTGAATATTCAGAGTAAAGTAAATTGTTTAAGCTCAGAACCTTGAAACTAGGAAAAACTGCAATTCCTGTAGTTATTATACCAAGACCGCCTATGCCGTGCAGCATTGCTCTCCATAGCAATATTCCTGGAGATTGTTCTTCAATATTATCAAATATAGTTGCTCCTGTTGTTGTAATACCAGACACTGCTTCAAATAGTGCATCAACGTAACTTAGATTGTTAAAATAAAATGGAATAGCTGCAAATAGAGATAAAGCAATCCAGGTACAACTAGTAATCGTGAAAATCGCTGTTGTGCCATGTAACTTATTTAATTTACCTAATAAAATAAAAGTTATACCAAATGCGCAAGTAATTATGAATCCAGTTGAAAAGTTTTTCCATTCAGAACCGAGATATTTATTAGTAATCATAGGAACAGTCATTGTGAAGCTAAACAATAATAGGAATATTCCAACAATAAATGTAATTGAGCGCAGAATTTGCAAATGTTGGCGGTTCTCCATCGAGCTAATGTCTACTTACTTCTTGTCTATATAGTTGAAAAACTTCAAAATTACAATTTGTATGTTTACAATTCACCACATTACAGGAGAGTTAATATTTAATTCATAGGAATTAATTAAATTATAGCTTGTTGTGTTTTATAGATAATCTTATATTATTATAAACCATGACTCTTAAAAAACTTAATCTGCACTTGGTATCAGACTCAAGTGGTGAAACTGTTATATCAGTTGCAAAATCAGCGCTGAAGCATTTTAGCTCTGTGGAAACAGTTGAATATGTTTGGTCTTTTGTCAAAGAAAAAGATCAGGTCGACGGAATTTTAGAAAAAATGGAAAGTAAAAGTGATGAGCATCACTTTGTTATATGCACCATTACTGATGATAACCTAAGGAAATATTTAAAAGACAACTGTATAAAGTTGGCAATCCCGTATCGCGCGATATTATCACATATTATCAGAGAGATTTCTTCCTATCTTGAAATTGAAAAGGACGAAAAACTTAATTTACATACTGAAATAAATGACGAATATTTTCAGCGCATTGAGTCAATAAATTATACTATTAATCATGATGATGGTCAGAATATTCAAGATATTGAGAAAGCAGATATAATTTTGGTTGGAGTTTCGCGTACGTCAAAATCTCCGACTAGTATGTACTTAGCTTATAGAGGCTATAAAGTTGCAAATATTCCTTTTGTTAGCGGAATACCATTTTATGTCGACTTAGCAAAATTAAAAAACAAGCTAACAATAGGGTTAACAATAGATGTAAGTAGGCTAATAGAAATACGTAAAAATAGACTTACTTCAATTAATAATGAAAGTAATAACGTGTATGCTAATTATGATAAAGTACAACAGGAAATTGAGGAATCAGAGAAGCTTTTTAAGCAGAACAATTGGCCAATTATTGACGTTACACAAAAATCAATAGAGGAAGTATCGGCTACAATTATACAATATTTCAACAAAATGTAAGAAATTTATCAATTGACTAACTTCTTATAATTTATCACAATATAAGATAATTTCATTCTTACTGTGAATATGAAAGTTAAAGGATCACTAAAATCTCATCGAAATAGAGACAAAAATTGTAAAGTTGTGAAAAGGGGTGGTAAGATCTACATTATAAATAAAGTAAAGCCAAGATGTAAAGCACGTCAAGGTTCTTAGTTTTTTATTCACCTTTTTATATCATATATATCTCAATTTCTACACTTAAAGTTGTGGTATTTACAATTCAAAAGAAGAAAAATCTGCTCTATCTAGGCTTAGCCTTGCTCGTTTCTCTTTTTACTTTATATTTTAGTGCTAGCATAGTCACAGGTAAGCGCAGTTTATCAGTACTAATAAGGTTAAAAAAGGATATAGAGCACAATAAAATTGTGCTAAAGAGCATCTCTTTTGAAAGAGAAAAGTTAAGTAATAAAATCCTTGGTTTATACGAAAAAAGCTTAGATTTAGACCTCCTCGACGAGCAAGCAAAAAATTCTTTAGGCTATGCAAGCCCTAATGAATTCATGATTATTCTTGACATAAAATAATATGTACAGCTACAGTACTTTCTAAACTAAACAACCATCACCTATAAGGTGATGGTTGTTTAGTTTTTGTCATAATGTGATCAAATATTCCCAATACCCTCTTTAATAGGCTTGGAGTTAGTGAAGAGATAAAATCAACAAATACGCTGCTGTTTTTGTCATCCCCACTTGCTTTATAGTCTATTGACACAACTCCTCTGCTTTTTCCACCGGTAAGAAGTTTTCCAATTATGGGTATCCTAAGCAGAGATTTATTAATTGAATATGCCGGTATTACCTGTCCTTCAACCTGAAATTTATAATCTTTGATATCAAGCATACCACGAGTGCTAATGCCTAATTCTGCACCTTCAAGCCAAGATTCTTCAATTTTAATAATGCCGTCTTTGTATGAAAAAGGTGCACTACATTTATAAAAGTATACACCTTCATTTTTTATAGCGTTCATAATACCAGGAAGTGAAGACATAGATAATAAAGTAGTAAGTAGTGGAGCATCTCTGATATAGAAATTACTAATAGATAGCATACCATAATGCTCCTCACCTTCTCTTTGAGGAGACAGATAAAAAGACAGTTTACCATTTTTCACTGATTTACTAATGCCCAAGGAACGTAAGAGCATCCCTGAATTATCGGCATATACTTCTAGCCCTATTCCACTATATTCCGCTAGTATATTACTTTTATCCTCCAAGAATTGTCCCGTAAATTGACTTCCATTGCAATCACCTTTGGTACATGTGAGATTTAGCTTAGCATCTTTGATAATAATCCCTTCTTTCATCATTACATTGTCAACGTTCATGTTAACTTCTATGTCGTTATGTGACTTGCTATTACCTTTGGTGAATAAATCCAAAACATCGCTTAAGTTAATTGTCTTGCCATAAATAGTTACGGTATTTTTTTCTTTACCTGATTCAACCTCTATAATAAAATTATAGCCCGGTAGTTGAAAGTTACTAGATTTTAAATATAAATTTTCATTTTCTACTTTTCCACTCAATTTTATATTTAAATCACTTCCCGTAATATCAAATTTATCTAACGACAATTTATCCTTACCCTTCAAATTTACAGAAAACGCAATTTTATTGTGATCCTCAAAGTGATTTTTCCATCCCAAATAACTTGAATGTGACTCTAGCTCTGATAAATCTATATTACCACTCACATGCCCAGTCCTGTCTTGATTTATCACTGATTCTATATTTGCATTCACATAACCACTAATGCCTCCATCAAGGTTAAATATTTTGGCGGGTAAATCTCCAGTCAAATTCCAAGCAAAACTCTCATTTTTATTGTTACTTTTTAGGTCAAATAGCAGTTGTGTATTATTCACCATCCCACTACCATTTAAATCTATAAAATCACTACCAAAATTAAGCTTAATATCATATTCGCCAAGGCTTGCATTATAAATAGCTAAATCATCAATTTCAGAATGGAAATCTGCTGAAAAGTCTACTTTTTTGCCATCAATCCTTAGATTATAAATTCGAAAATTGAATGCAGATTTTGCCATTCCGCTTATTTGATCTCTTTCAATCGTGATAACGTCATCCAGCTTAAATCTTATAGGCTCATATAAAGCGTAAGCATCACTTGTAGCTCTGCCGTCAATGGTTAACACTGAACTTTCCTTATCGAAAGAGTTCATTTCAATATCGCCACTACTAATAGTGAAATTCTGAAATTTAGCACTATTTACAGCAATTTTAAGATTGTTGTTCTTGAGAATCAAATCTCCATTTAATTCCTTAATTTGTTCAAAATCTTCGTCAAATTTTACGCTGCCATTTTCTATATCAGCGGTAACTACTATATCTGATAAATCATCATCGATTAAATCATTGATTTTGCCATTGAAGCTTAGAACTGTGTTTAAAATATTTCCATCAATATTGTCACAATACCAACTCTGAAATTTATTGTTTACTATACCGCTCGGTACATAAATGCATAAGTCTTGCGCAGTAAATTTACTGATATTCACCCTCATTAAAGCATGGTTGGTATTAAAATTCATTTTTCCAATCAAAGAAAGATACGTGTCTTTTAATTTAAAATGGAAATTTTTTACGCTAATAATTTTGTTACTATATATTAAATTTATATTTACACTATTGTGAATTAAGTTCTTACTTTCTGTATTTAATGCGTATATGCTTCCATCTACAATTTCACTCTTTTCATTGATTTTTAATGAGAAATTTCCTTTTAATCCTATGTTTTCATCTAAATTGTAACTTTTAACTAATGTAGAGAGCTTGCTAAATAGTAGCAATTTTAGGTCATAAAATGTCCCATATATGTTTAATAAATTATTGCGATTTTTTATAGTAATGGACAAATCATCCAGTAGTCCTTTTTTATCTTTTGTCTGGATATTGATATTCAAAACATTAAAACTTTCTCTCTTGCCTATATATAATTTATCGACAAAAAACTCATCATCTGTACCTTCATTAATTGCAATGTTAGTAAATTCAATTTGCGACCCTACATTTAAGCTAAAAAAGAACTCCCTAACACGAGCGGATGTCATCTGAATAGCTTGACCACTTAGTTCTTCTTTTTTCTGGATTCCAGTTTCGGCTACTCGAATGACAGGTGTGATTGGAGGTTTAATATATACATGAATATTATCAGCCGAAACCTGAGAGAAATTTGTGCTAGCTTTGAATAAGGAACTGAACTTAAAATGTACAAAAAGCTTAGGAATTTTTATAGCAAAATTAGGATTTGCTACCGTCAGATCTGTAATAACTAGATGCGAATCTCTGTCATCTCTGTGCCAAATGACTGAGGTATTCTCCAAATTAACTTCTGAGCCTGCAAATATTTTTGATATTTTATTTTTTACGTAAAAATCGATATAGCTAATATCAAATTCCAAAGAGTCTTCACCTTTAAAGAAAACAAAGAAGCAGGATATGAATAATAGAACTATAGAGGATAATATAATGATTTTTTTAAGCATCGATTATTGCTTTTCTCGCTAAATTATCAGCCTCCTCATTATATCTATCTCCATTATGTGCTTTAACCCATTTCCAATCAATTTTGTGTTGTGAAGTAACACTATCTAACTCTTCCCACAATTCCATATTTTTTACCGGTTTTTTATTACTTGTCTTCCAGCCATTGATCTTCCACTTATTTATCCATTCTGTTATGCCATTCTTAATATAAAGACTATCCGTATACAGGCTAATGTTACAAGAAGTTTTTAACGCTTTCAGCCCATTGATCACCGCTGTTAACTCCATTTTATTGTTGGTAGTGTTTTCTTCCCTACCATATACATCTTTTCTATTATCCTGAAATAATAAAATAGCTGCCCATCCTCCCGCTCCAGGATTACCAGAACACGCTCCATCTGTATATATTGTAACTTCTTTTTGATTCATCTTTGTCTGTATGAGTTAACAAAGTATATAGCTGCTTTTATGAAAGTACAATTTTAATGAAAGGCTTTTACTCAAGACATATAGCTAACACAGACAAGCCTTTCCGATCTTTGGAATATAGCTAAGACCCCCTGCTAAACAATTTGAAGCAAGTTGCTGATAAAACCTGAGCTTCCCATCCCAGCTCCAAGGCCAAGCCTACCAAGTGAGAACCCATATAATCCCGACGATAGTGGTTATATGGGTTCACCTCTATTCGGTGAAGAAAGATCGGAATCACCAACAAATAGTTCAGTAACAAGCATTTCGTCTGAGGGTGGTACATTATCAAGAACAGTAAGTGTAAGTTCAATATTAAGTGATGTTGAAAAAATCAGTGGTCCACAACCACAAGAGGAAACAAATCCTGAGCCTCCTACTCCAGCTCCAAGGCCAAGTGTATTAGGTAAGAAATTACATAAGTCTAAAGGTGATGATGATAGTAGTATAAATTCACCTGGATCAAATGAAGGAGAGCCAACACCTGTTGTCACTCCAGCGCGTGACGCTGAAATCCAGAAAGAACAAAAGCAGATCTCAGTGTCAGCTACTCGGGTGACAAAGGATAATAGTAGAAATTTCTGTACAGTTGGTTGTACTGTAGCAGCACTGGCTTGCTTTGCTATAGCAGGTTTTATGTCAGCTAATAAAACACCTGCCATTGCAACTTCGTTGGTAGTAGCAATAGGAGTATTATTTGCTATAGGAGCTTTAGCTGCGTTGTGCATTCCTTCTCCTTCAAGCGAATTATCACCTACGGGTTTAACTCATCAAGCTGCAAAAAGAGAGGGAGTAAATTAAATATAGGTTACTTGTGATGTACAAATGAACTCAGCTATTGTTTATTAATGTAAAAGTTGTTATAATTAAGAAGATATTTTAAAGGTATTTAGTTGATGTGTATTCAATTGAATAAAATTTTGGTTTTAATAACTCTGCTCAGCTTCCTCTTTATACCATATTCCAGTGAAGCAAGCTCTTTAAGTGACGAGTTACAAGATATACAAGAGACGGTAAAAAACTTTATTTCTTCATTTTCGGTCAAAGAAACTGTAGAAAATATGAGCCCTTCAACAATTATAGGAGTGTGTATAGCTGCAGTGGCATTTGCAATAATATTCAGAGGGCTGATTTTTTTCGCAATAATGTTTGGTATACTAATCATGATGTTTGGTAGCGCAGATAAAGCAACAGACTATTTAAAAGAGAAATTTAATTTAAAAGACTTAAAGTCCATTGTTCCGGAGCAGAAAAAGGCTAATTAAATATTATTATAATATTTTTAATTTCTTAAGTGAATACACATTATTACATATATATGTTGTATGAAAATAAAAGCACCAGCAATTAACTATAAACTTGAAAAGAAAAATAATTCAGCGTTATTAGAAAATATTGATTTAGATTTTATTCCTTATGCTTGCCATTACAATGAAGAAACTATACTAACCAAGCAAGGAGAATTATTAAAAATAATCAAATTAGAAGATTACTCTTCCGCTGATAATTACAGTGACCTTAGAACTGAAATTAGAAAGAGCATATCAAAAAATGTTAATAGCCTATATTTTACTGTTTGGATTCATACTGTTAGAAAGCCTAATAAACTTACTTTACAGTGGGACAAGACTAACGATTTTTCTGACCAGTTACATTCAACCTGGTTTGATAAATTAACTGATAGTAAATTGCAGTATATCAATGAATTGTATGTGGTTATATTACTTAGCGATTTTGGCGAATCTAGCAATAATTCACTATTTTTCAATCATATAAAGAATAAACATAAGTTATCTTTACAAAAAAGATATCAGAATCTCAAGGAAGTAACTGACTTAATTCAAGACGATCTAGAGCCTTTTGGGGCTAAAAAACTGAGTCTAAGATTTCATGAAGGTGAAATATACTCTGAAATGATAGAGTTTCTGCATTACATTGTAACGTTGACGCATAAAGATTATCCAATACATGAAAAAGACCTCTCACAATATGTTAGAAATTTAAAAATAGCTTTTGGTTTCAATACGTTTCAAACAATATTTGAAAATCAACAGAAATTTGGCTCTATTTTTAGCATAAAGGAATACCGGGAAGTTACTTTGAGCAATATAGATAAGTGCTTGCAGCTTGACTCTGAGCTTATTATTACAGAAATAATGATCTTTAGTAGTAATAACAAAGCAGTAAAAGAGTTTAAAAAACAAATTAATATATTACAGATTAGTGAAGATAATAACTTAATTCAAAATTCAGGCATAGAAGAAGTAATAAAACTTGAAAAGACTGCTGGTATAGACTTTTGCCAACAGAAAATTATTTTTACAATATTTGCAGATGACAGAAATAAATTAGCTGAGAATGTTAACGATTTATCTTCCATAATGGCGTTAGTTGGTTTAATGATGTTTAGAGCTGATTTACATATGGAGAATCATTTTTGGGCGCAGCTTCCAGGTAATTTTACTTTCATTACACAACCGAAAAATATATTAACAAAATACGCTTGCAGTTTTGCCATGTTGCATGATGTTACATCAGGAACACTAAAAGGTGGAAAGTGGAAGGAAGCAGTAACCGTTTTTTTCTCAAAAATAGGGAATCCTTACTTCTTTAACTTTCATGGAAAAAAAAGAAATGGTCACACTACAATACTTGGTGCTCCAAATTCAGGCAGAACTTCACTTATTAATTTTCTACTATCAGAATCAAGGAAATTTAATCCCAGAATTGTCATATTAGATAACACTGGAAAATCGATAATTTTCACTAAAGCGGTGGGTGGTAAATATTATATAGTTGATTCAAAATATAAAGATAAAAGCTTGAAGTTTAATCCATTAAACATTGAAGATAACTCTGCCAATCGCAATATGCTGTTTGAATTGATAAAAAGGATGGTATGTGACATCTCTATAGAAATAGAAGAAAAGATAAAAAAAATTGTGGATTCCATATTTGCAATACCAAGGGAATCCCGTTCCATTTCACAAATCTCTGAGGTGTTAAGTCTCTTAGGAGGCAGTATAAGTAAGTGGTGTGGTGATGGGGAGTTCGCCTATTTATTTCAAGATGGCAATGAATCAGATATTGACTGGGAAACTAAAACTATATCTCTCAATACTGCAAACCTCACAAAACAAAAAGAATGTATGTCCGTGATACTTTACTATTTTTTATATTCTTTTGAGGCAAAATGTGACGGTTCACCTGTAATACTTGTTTTGGATGAGGCATGGGAAATAAGCAATATTTTTCCTACAGAGAAAGAGTTTGATAACTGGATGCAAAGAATGACGGAATTAAATGTTGTAGTAATTTTAAGTACAGAGAACTTAAATCTAGCATTTGCAAGTAAATTTACTCAATATTTAGATAAACATATCGATACAAGAATTTTAATGCCGAATATCAATGCAAATAGACTCTATATGAAGGCGTTTTCTTTATCTAAAGAGGAATTGAATATAATTCTTCAAACACCTACTCAGGAGGGCTTGTTTTTAATAAAGCAATATAAGGGGTTAGTAACTTTAAATTTAAATTTGAAAGATATGCAAGAAATACATGTGCTTTCAGCTAATAAAGAGACTATAAAATTTATGTACGAGGCAATAAAGGAACAAGGAGAAGAAGTGAATGGTTGGTTACCGGTGTTTTATGAGAAATGTAAAGTTTAATTTTTTATTGATATTCTTTTTGATCTTTGGTCTTTCATATCAAGGATATGCGGATTGCCCATGGAATGCGGAAAGTAATACTGAATTTTCCTCAGCATTTGGATGGAAAGGATGGCGTAAAGAAATCAAAGTTATAGCGATAAAAGATCAAGGCATTGATGGTTATTTCAATCCAAAAATCAAGGTATGCAGTAAGGGTGGAGAGAGTTATCCGGAGTATTGCCACGAATTATATAGTGGAACTTCATGTAGAATAATATATGGTAATGGCACAACTCAAGCTTCCGGTGCTGCAGTTTCTGCAATGACTTTCATTGATTGGGAAGGAAATAAGACATCCATTGGTGCAAAAATGGGAGAAGGTCTTAAATGGGAATGGGCAGATGGTCTAACTGATAAAGAAAAAGAGAAATTTGCTAATTCTCCTAAGATATGTGCTTGCATGCAAAAAGGTGCTTGTATGAGTGGTGCTTCTGCATGGGGTGCTAAAGCATTTTCAGGATATAATATTTTCCGCCCTGGCGAAATGCAAAACGTTTGTGATACTTGCTATCAAACAAAAGTAAAATGTGCTCCGGTTCCCCTTGCACCTGGACCTCCACCATTCTGCACACAACTTGGAATGTCACCACCACAAGTGAGAATTGTCCCTATAACAAATAAAGAGGATGACGATGAAAGGAATGATTATTTCGATCCTAAAGTTAAAGTGATTATTGGAAATATGAAAGATGAAAACGGAAAAGTTGGAAAAAAAATAGATTTTCCTAAAGAGTATGGAAAAGATAAAGCTAAGAAGCTCTCTATTTCAGATAACTGGAACACTAAACATTATTTCGAAACTTATAAAGAAAAAAGTAAGCTCTGTGCTGAATATTATGGAACTCAAGAGATAGACAAAAAAAATTGGCAATTCAGTCGTTGTTTTCCTGCGCCACATGCTCCAGAA
It contains:
- a CDS encoding pyruvate, water dikinase regulatory protein; the encoded protein is MTLKKLNLHLVSDSSGETVISVAKSALKHFSSVETVEYVWSFVKEKDQVDGILEKMESKSDEHHFVICTITDDNLRKYLKDNCIKLAIPYRAILSHIIREISSYLEIEKDEKLNLHTEINDEYFQRIESINYTINHDDGQNIQDIEKADIILVGVSRTSKSPTSMYLAYRGYKVANIPFVSGIPFYVDLAKLKNKLTIGLTIDVSRLIEIRKNRLTSINNESNNVYANYDKVQQEIEESEKLFKQNNWPIIDVTQKSIEEVSATIIQYFNKM
- the ykgO gene encoding type B 50S ribosomal protein L36, coding for MKVKGSLKSHRNRDKNCKVVKRGGKIYIINKVKPRCKARQGS
- a CDS encoding FtsB family cell division protein; amino-acid sequence: MVFTIQKKKNLLYLGLALLVSLFTLYFSASIVTGKRSLSVLIRLKKDIEHNKIVLKSISFEREKLSNKILGLYEKSLDLDLLDEQAKNSLGYASPNEFMIILDIK
- a CDS encoding AsmA-like C-terminal domain-containing protein — its product is MLKKIIILSSIVLLFISCFFVFFKGEDSLEFDISYIDFYVKNKISKIFAGSEVNLENTSVIWHRDDRDSHLVITDLTVANPNFAIKIPKLFVHFKFSSLFKASTNFSQVSADNIHVYIKPPITPVIRVAETGIQKKEELSGQAIQMTSARVREFFFSLNVGSQIEFTNIAINEGTDDEFFVDKLYIGKRESFNVLNINIQTKDKKGLLDDLSITIKNRNNLLNIYGTFYDLKLLLFSKLSTLVKSYNLDENIGLKGNFSLKINEKSEIVDGSIYALNTESKNLIHNSVNINLIYSNKIISVKNFHFKLKDTYLSLIGKMNFNTNHALMRVNISKFTAQDLCIYVPSGIVNNKFQSWYCDNIDGNILNTVLSFNGKINDLIDDDLSDIVVTADIENGSVKFDEDFEQIKELNGDLILKNNNLKIAVNSAKFQNFTISSGDIEMNSFDKESSVLTIDGRATSDAYALYEPIRFKLDDVITIERDQISGMAKSAFNFRIYNLRIDGKKVDFSADFHSEIDDLAIYNASLGEYDIKLNFGSDFIDLNGSGMVNNTQLLFDLKSNNKNESFAWNLTGDLPAKIFNLDGGISGYVNANIESVINQDRTGHVSGNIDLSELESHSSYLGWKNHFEDHNKIAFSVNLKGKDKLSLDKFDITGSDLNIKLSGKVENENLYLKSSNFQLPGYNFIIEVESGKEKNTVTIYGKTINLSDVLDLFTKGNSKSHNDIEVNMNVDNVMMKEGIIIKDAKLNLTCTKGDCNGSQFTGQFLEDKSNILAEYSGIGLEVYADNSGMLLRSLGISKSVKNGKLSFYLSPQREGEEHYGMLSISNFYIRDAPLLTTLLSMSSLPGIMNAIKNEGVYFYKCSAPFSYKDGIIKIEESWLEGAELGISTRGMLDIKDYKFQVEGQVIPAYSINKSLLRIPIIGKLLTGGKSRGVVSIDYKASGDDKNSSVFVDFISSLTPSLLKRVLGIFDHIMTKTKQPSPYR
- the rnhA gene encoding ribonuclease HI — translated: MNQKEVTIYTDGACSGNPGAGGWAAILLFQDNRKDVYGREENTTNNKMELTAVINGLKALKTSCNISLYTDSLYIKNGITEWINKWKINGWKTSNKKPVKNMELWEELDSVTSQHKIDWKWVKAHNGDRYNEEADNLARKAIIDA
- a CDS encoding type VI secretion protein, which translates into the protein MKIKAPAINYKLEKKNNSALLENIDLDFIPYACHYNEETILTKQGELLKIIKLEDYSSADNYSDLRTEIRKSISKNVNSLYFTVWIHTVRKPNKLTLQWDKTNDFSDQLHSTWFDKLTDSKLQYINELYVVILLSDFGESSNNSLFFNHIKNKHKLSLQKRYQNLKEVTDLIQDDLEPFGAKKLSLRFHEGEIYSEMIEFLHYIVTLTHKDYPIHEKDLSQYVRNLKIAFGFNTFQTIFENQQKFGSIFSIKEYREVTLSNIDKCLQLDSELIITEIMIFSSNNKAVKEFKKQINILQISEDNNLIQNSGIEEVIKLEKTAGIDFCQQKIIFTIFADDRNKLAENVNDLSSIMALVGLMMFRADLHMENHFWAQLPGNFTFITQPKNILTKYACSFAMLHDVTSGTLKGGKWKEAVTVFFSKIGNPYFFNFHGKKRNGHTTILGAPNSGRTSLINFLLSESRKFNPRIVILDNTGKSIIFTKAVGGKYYIVDSKYKDKSLKFNPLNIEDNSANRNMLFELIKRMVCDISIEIEEKIKKIVDSIFAIPRESRSISQISEVLSLLGGSISKWCGDGEFAYLFQDGNESDIDWETKTISLNTANLTKQKECMSVILYYFLYSFEAKCDGSPVILVLDEAWEISNIFPTEKEFDNWMQRMTELNVVVILSTENLNLAFASKFTQYLDKHIDTRILMPNINANRLYMKAFSLSKEELNIILQTPTQEGLFLIKQYKGLVTLNLNLKDMQEIHVLSANKETIKFMYEAIKEQGEEVNGWLPVFYEKCKV